The following proteins are co-located in the Leptospira weilii genome:
- a CDS encoding NAD(P)-binding protein produces the protein MGNDQKTISRKSFLAILGFCFSALASGIWFLKFRQKISGKILGPNHDVGHRIRNSIEPNAANINLPISEKVKVLILGGGISGLSAGYYLHKSGFDEFKIIELENDSGGNSRSGRNSIGNYPWGAHYLPQPGEEAVLVRKFLEENEIIVGKDKNGKPIYNERYLCFDPEERIFYQGRWNEGLYPTGSPGSRAANEEQKFKKLIQNWRSKIGRDGKKAFSIPIDLSSRDPEFLKLDKINFFEYIKEHGFKTKELFWFLDYSVRDDFGGSIDTVSAWIGLHYFCSRPADENGEDLSLLTWPEGNGFLVEKLRSPIRSKIQTGTLVENVKPSNSKKGRFLVRTYTSSTEIQKDILCDSIVYSLPSFTRKYILKEKSGIAEGLIYSPWLVANLSVDKIPTGKGIPPCWDNVIYQSSSLGYIVSTHQDLHGSSREESVLTYYKAFGEQDTISTRKRMIRTSWSSWKESILFDLKKAHPDIEKRVYNIDIMTYAHAMIRPVPGFIWGGQREKLSVSYPNLHFAHSDLSGISIFEEALVRGYNAAHKVLRDQRT, from the coding sequence ATGGGCAACGACCAAAAAACCATTTCCCGTAAATCCTTTCTTGCGATTTTAGGTTTTTGTTTTTCAGCACTCGCAAGCGGAATTTGGTTTTTAAAATTCAGACAAAAAATTTCCGGAAAAATTTTAGGTCCGAATCACGATGTCGGACATAGAATTCGAAATAGCATAGAACCAAACGCAGCCAATATAAATCTTCCCATTTCCGAAAAAGTAAAAGTGTTAATCTTAGGAGGGGGAATCTCTGGATTGAGTGCGGGTTATTATCTTCATAAATCTGGATTTGATGAATTCAAAATTATAGAATTAGAAAACGATTCCGGTGGAAATTCGAGATCAGGACGGAATTCGATCGGTAATTATCCTTGGGGCGCTCATTACTTACCACAACCCGGAGAAGAAGCGGTTCTAGTCCGTAAGTTTCTTGAAGAAAACGAAATTATCGTGGGTAAAGACAAAAATGGAAAACCAATCTACAACGAAAGATATCTTTGTTTCGACCCCGAAGAACGAATCTTTTATCAAGGAAGATGGAACGAAGGTTTATATCCCACAGGCAGTCCTGGATCGCGGGCAGCAAACGAAGAACAAAAATTCAAGAAGCTTATTCAAAATTGGAGATCAAAAATTGGAAGAGATGGCAAAAAAGCTTTTTCGATTCCGATCGATCTTTCTTCCAGAGATCCTGAATTTTTAAAACTAGACAAAATTAATTTTTTTGAATATATCAAGGAACACGGATTTAAAACAAAAGAACTCTTTTGGTTTTTGGATTATTCCGTCCGCGACGATTTCGGCGGCTCTATAGATACGGTCTCCGCTTGGATCGGGCTTCACTATTTTTGTTCTCGCCCAGCGGATGAAAACGGAGAGGACTTGAGTCTTCTCACTTGGCCTGAAGGAAACGGCTTTCTAGTAGAAAAGTTGAGATCTCCGATTCGATCCAAAATTCAAACCGGAACACTTGTAGAAAACGTAAAACCGTCAAATTCCAAGAAAGGTAGATTCCTAGTTCGAACTTATACTTCTTCCACGGAAATACAAAAGGATATTCTTTGCGATTCGATTGTTTATTCCCTCCCGTCTTTCACTCGAAAATATATTCTAAAAGAAAAATCGGGAATCGCCGAAGGTTTGATTTATTCTCCCTGGTTAGTCGCTAATCTAAGTGTTGACAAAATCCCGACGGGTAAAGGAATTCCTCCTTGTTGGGATAATGTAATCTATCAAAGTTCTTCTTTGGGTTACATCGTTTCCACACACCAAGATTTGCACGGAAGTAGTAGGGAAGAATCCGTTCTCACATATTACAAAGCATTCGGTGAACAAGATACAATTTCCACCCGCAAAAGAATGATAAGAACCTCTTGGTCCTCTTGGAAGGAATCGATTTTATTCGATTTAAAAAAAGCTCACCCGGATATCGAGAAAAGAGTCTACAACATAGATATTATGACCTACGCGCACGCAATGATCCGCCCCGTTCCCGGATTTATCTGGGGAGGGCAAAGGGAAAAACTTTCCGTCTCTTATCCCAATCTTCATTTCGCACATTCTGATCTAAGTGGAATCTCCATCTTCGAAGAAGCCCTGGTTCGGGGTTACAATGCTGCACATAAAGTTCTCAGAGATCAAAGAACGTGA
- a CDS encoding class I SAM-dependent methyltransferase, which translates to MNQTCYLCSNTKNSIVFVENGIDIVRCSNCGHVFSTYEQEEHYEGYWDNDSSYDLGWWDHAHREIYQDFIKRFLTAPSGKILDVGCGLGFFVKRIQDQKPGWETTGYEISEKAVQFARDKNGLKNVFSGIVQNSGIAKGSLDIITLWDVIEHIPKPHSLLEYLHSLLKPGGILFLQTPNFPIQLFKAKLKVTLKGMQPNGHYLEAKDHINDYTEKTMRMLAKQTGFADCKFTILKPIASVSGSQGGSFGPLFKKVYYYATKAIWLLSFKTMNLNNTLFAVLKK; encoded by the coding sequence TTGAATCAAACCTGCTATCTTTGCTCAAATACTAAAAATTCTATTGTTTTTGTAGAAAATGGAATCGATATCGTCCGTTGCTCCAATTGTGGTCACGTTTTTTCCACTTATGAACAGGAAGAACACTACGAAGGTTATTGGGACAACGATTCTTCCTATGATCTCGGCTGGTGGGATCACGCCCACAGGGAAATTTATCAGGACTTCATCAAAAGATTTTTAACAGCTCCTTCAGGCAAAATTTTAGACGTGGGCTGCGGACTCGGTTTTTTTGTTAAGCGAATTCAAGATCAAAAACCCGGTTGGGAAACCACGGGTTACGAAATATCCGAAAAAGCGGTTCAATTTGCCAGGGATAAAAACGGATTGAAAAACGTTTTTTCGGGAATCGTCCAAAATTCCGGAATCGCAAAAGGCTCTCTGGATATCATCACTCTTTGGGACGTGATCGAACACATTCCAAAACCTCATAGTTTATTAGAATACTTGCATTCTCTTTTAAAACCGGGTGGGATTCTATTTTTACAAACTCCGAATTTTCCAATTCAACTTTTTAAAGCGAAGTTGAAAGTCACTCTGAAGGGTATGCAACCAAACGGTCATTATCTCGAAGCGAAAGATCACATCAATGATTATACCGAAAAGACAATGAGAATGCTCGCAAAACAAACAGGATTTGCGGACTGTAAGTTCACGATTCTCAAACCGATCGCTTCCGTTTCGGGAAGTCAAGGCGGCAGTTTTGGTCCTCTTTTTAAAAAAGTTTATTATTATGCGACTAAAGCCATTTGGTTACTCAGTTTCAAAACGATGAACTTGAATAATACGTTATTCGCCGTTTTAAAGAAATAA
- a CDS encoding HEAT repeat domain-containing protein, with amino-acid sequence MLPVPEERKEIPLEKIQEELSSENPQIRAQAILELSNRSHKPSLSKIRNLLKNDTNPAVKGTAAIVLGAWKDRASIPEIIKLFSNESGVTPDIVLEALARMKDASSAKVILPFLQSQDSTLRLIAVDALVRIGAYSSGESILSLANKNQNPEFAKTYAMVLGKLKVRSAESYLIKLAQTTEPSPTLAASYLALGRISSKRAVPILVRGLAGDFDKGSENCMNALIEINSSSAITSTIPILKHKNRDIRYRAVNVLSEIPSSETGPKVLKILEGSDPDAVAPAALVLGRIHFNSARVEIEKSFTNSKLPDREMIGRSLGYLGDKKSIPVLLNVLKETKGEGRYGAAWSLGILHAMEALDDLIAASKSSDSKLSSIAVESLGLLGSPKALPALVEIAENNPDSALVVVSTIASIPGEESRKILENFARKKNISLQQIAISELGKRREQASIPVLIGILDEDGAVNSKLLMTSLSSITGKNFYSRNEWLNWYKLNSK; translated from the coding sequence ATGTTACCGGTTCCGGAAGAGAGGAAAGAAATTCCCTTGGAAAAAATTCAAGAAGAATTGAGTTCCGAAAATCCTCAAATTAGAGCGCAAGCCATTTTAGAACTTTCTAATAGGTCTCATAAGCCTTCTTTGAGCAAGATTCGGAATTTACTTAAAAATGATACGAATCCTGCCGTAAAAGGAACGGCTGCAATCGTGTTAGGCGCTTGGAAAGACCGGGCTTCCATTCCGGAAATCATAAAATTATTTTCAAACGAATCCGGTGTTACTCCTGATATAGTGTTGGAAGCTCTTGCAAGAATGAAGGATGCTTCCTCCGCCAAAGTGATTCTTCCTTTTTTGCAATCTCAAGATTCTACTTTGAGATTAATTGCGGTCGATGCTTTGGTTCGTATCGGGGCTTATTCTTCCGGCGAGTCGATACTCAGTCTAGCCAATAAAAATCAAAATCCAGAATTTGCGAAAACGTATGCGATGGTTTTAGGAAAACTTAAGGTTCGTTCTGCGGAATCGTATTTGATAAAACTCGCACAAACCACCGAGCCGTCTCCTACGTTAGCGGCTTCTTACCTTGCGTTGGGGAGAATTTCGAGTAAAAGGGCGGTCCCGATCTTAGTCCGGGGACTTGCGGGGGATTTTGATAAGGGAAGTGAAAATTGTATGAACGCTCTGATCGAAATAAACAGTTCATCCGCGATCACATCCACGATTCCGATTTTAAAGCATAAAAATCGTGACATTCGTTATCGTGCGGTAAATGTTCTTTCGGAAATTCCTTCTTCCGAAACAGGACCCAAGGTTCTGAAAATCCTTGAAGGAAGTGATCCGGACGCAGTTGCGCCGGCAGCTTTGGTTTTAGGAAGAATTCATTTTAATTCGGCGCGCGTAGAGATCGAAAAGAGTTTCACAAATTCTAAACTGCCCGACCGGGAAATGATTGGGCGTTCTCTCGGTTATCTAGGAGATAAAAAAAGCATTCCAGTTTTATTGAATGTTCTCAAAGAAACGAAAGGCGAAGGTAGATATGGAGCGGCTTGGTCTTTGGGTATTCTGCATGCGATGGAAGCTTTGGATGATTTGATTGCGGCTTCCAAGTCCTCTGATTCGAAGCTTTCTTCGATAGCTGTGGAATCACTCGGATTATTAGGTTCTCCGAAAGCGCTTCCCGCTCTTGTCGAAATTGCGGAAAATAATCCGGATTCCGCACTGGTCGTCGTTTCTACGATTGCTTCGATTCCTGGAGAGGAGTCCCGTAAGATTCTAGAGAACTTTGCGCGGAAAAAAAATATTTCCTTACAACAAATTGCGATTTCCGAACTGGGAAAACGAAGGGAACAGGCAAGCATTCCCGTTTTGATCGGGATTTTAGACGAGGATGGGGCTGTAAATTCTAAACTTTTGATGACTTCTCTCTCATCGATCACAGGAAAGAACTTTTACTCTCGGAACGAATGGCTGAACTGGTATAAACTCAACTCGAAGTAA
- a CDS encoding WbuC family cupin fold metalloprotein — MREILAQPVSHILLSIVNPNLNFSKPYRQLLTDSLFSEVLQKANASPRKRANHNFHELSEVYQRFLNVLTRDTYIQAHRHKSPPKPETFLVLKGSLGFILFGEDGSIRETHYLNSDGPIYGIDIAPGVYHTLVCLSENAICFEGKSGPYDPTTDKDFAPWAPSEADSNRSEYLNQLKKLF, encoded by the coding sequence ATGCGGGAAATACTTGCACAGCCTGTAAGTCATATCTTATTGAGTATTGTGAATCCAAACTTGAACTTTTCCAAACCGTACAGACAACTCCTTACGGATTCTCTTTTTTCGGAGGTATTGCAGAAAGCGAATGCCTCCCCTCGTAAAAGAGCCAACCATAATTTTCATGAACTTTCAGAAGTTTATCAAAGGTTTCTGAACGTTCTCACTCGAGATACGTACATCCAGGCACATAGACACAAATCTCCCCCTAAACCGGAAACATTTCTGGTGCTCAAAGGAAGTTTAGGATTTATTCTCTTTGGTGAAGACGGCTCGATTCGAGAAACACATTATCTAAACTCCGATGGCCCAATATACGGAATTGATATCGCTCCCGGAGTATACCACACTCTCGTTTGCCTTTCTGAGAATGCAATTTGCTTTGAAGGAAAATCGGGGCCTTACGATCCCACTACAGACAAGGATTTTGCACCTTGGGCCCCTTCCGAAGCGGACTCGAATCGAAGCGAGTATCTCAATCAATTAAAAAAACTTTTTTAA
- a CDS encoding slr1659 superfamily regulator: MQISKEDYFIETKKNRGRIRISGTLRLFNVEEYDPIISAIETMLDNSGRGKAVIDIKNLDFLNSAGIASLSRFVAAYDRKSIHNVEIKGNKNKYWQIKFLENIKKLRSEIKTSLE, encoded by the coding sequence ATGCAAATTTCAAAAGAAGACTATTTTATTGAAACGAAAAAAAATCGGGGGAGAATTAGAATTTCCGGGACTCTTCGTTTATTCAATGTAGAAGAATACGATCCGATCATTTCTGCTATCGAAACAATGTTGGATAATTCCGGAAGAGGAAAAGCGGTCATTGATATTAAGAATTTGGATTTTTTAAATAGCGCTGGGATTGCGAGTCTTTCCAGATTTGTCGCCGCTTACGATAGGAAAAGTATTCATAATGTGGAGATTAAAGGTAATAAAAATAAATACTGGCAGATTAAATTCTTGGAAAATATTAAAAAACTCAGATCGGAAATTAAAACGAGTCTCGAATAA
- a CDS encoding HAD family hydrolase translates to MALFLDFDNTFLDSIGIYETTIQQFCRNAKEYGFSSAKEFSEFYETARKETKIELKDSPSNRLRLIYFKKMCLSKWGTLDPKWILKLERDYFRNFREGIKIRKKKYEREYKEVFLLLKIISEKHKLLFCTNENLKTQLIKFDLLFPKTFPYAILSSEEVGKEKPSEKFYSKANQLVSEEKVVSMIGDSLKDDIEGALRYGISAIRITSVFSKKRNSPKEQKISLEVGSDIKREYSYLETNDLRTALRLFL, encoded by the coding sequence ATGGCTCTTTTTTTGGACTTTGACAACACATTTTTAGATTCGATCGGAATCTATGAAACCACGATTCAGCAATTTTGTAGAAACGCAAAAGAATACGGATTCTCTTCCGCAAAGGAGTTTTCGGAGTTTTACGAGACTGCAAGAAAAGAAACAAAAATTGAACTGAAGGATTCTCCTTCGAATCGGCTTCGTTTAATTTATTTCAAAAAGATGTGCCTGTCAAAATGGGGAACTTTGGACCCGAAGTGGATTTTAAAACTAGAGAGAGATTATTTCCGAAACTTTCGAGAGGGAATTAAAATTCGTAAAAAAAAGTACGAGAGAGAATATAAGGAAGTCTTTTTACTCTTAAAAATAATTTCAGAAAAACATAAACTTCTTTTTTGTACGAACGAAAATTTGAAAACTCAATTGATCAAATTTGATCTTTTATTTCCAAAAACTTTTCCTTACGCGATTTTAAGCTCGGAAGAAGTCGGAAAAGAAAAACCTTCGGAAAAATTTTACTCCAAAGCGAACCAACTTGTTTCCGAAGAAAAAGTCGTCTCGATGATAGGTGATTCTTTAAAGGATGACATAGAAGGTGCGCTTCGTTATGGAATTTCGGCGATTCGTATAACATCTGTCTTTTCTAAAAAACGGAATAGTCCGAAAGAACAAAAGATTTCGTTAGAAGTCGGTTCCGATATAAAGCGAGAATATTCCTATTTGGAAACAAACGATCTAAGAACCGCTTTGAGATTATTTCTTTAA
- a CDS encoding Tic20-like protein, with translation MSSERFKTQEFIQETLRILKSEELPGLIAAISYIPFFGWLFIWIFRKNQKFASFHILQALKLNVGFIAIYAVVWFLREFPVISWVLSLIRVNPIVTDFISYVSWILFLGYSALGAWNAYQEKESTLPFFLEMENELQKIFKKIRTGSP, from the coding sequence ATGTCCTCTGAGCGCTTCAAAACCCAAGAGTTTATTCAAGAAACCTTGAGAATTTTAAAAAGTGAAGAACTCCCAGGCTTAATCGCCGCTATTTCCTATATTCCTTTTTTCGGATGGCTGTTCATTTGGATCTTTCGCAAGAATCAAAAATTCGCATCCTTTCATATTCTTCAAGCGTTGAAACTCAACGTAGGTTTTATCGCTATTTATGCTGTGGTTTGGTTTCTAAGAGAATTTCCAGTGATTAGCTGGGTCTTATCTTTGATTCGAGTCAACCCGATCGTAACCGATTTTATCAGTTACGTTTCTTGGATTCTATTTTTGGGCTACAGTGCACTGGGAGCCTGGAACGCGTATCAAGAGAAAGAATCTACTCTGCCTTTTTTTCTGGAGATGGAAAATGAACTTCAAAAAATATTTAAAAAAATACGAACCGGTTCTCCATAA
- the dapF gene encoding diaminopimelate epimerase produces MAALKFTKMEGIGNDYVYIDSTQVDIRLTPEQIQKISDRNFGIGSDGVIFIRNSKQGDFMMDMYNSDGSSSEMCGNGIRCVAKYIYDHGLTNSKNPKIETGAGVLEVDLKIGSGNKVDLVSVDMGKPILVPSKIPINWKDEETIIDQMFEIAGKNLKFTAVSMGNPHCVIFVDDCDQFPVSGIGPLIERHPIFPKRVNVEFVTVRGKDHFYQRTWERGAGETLACGTGACAVAVAGNLTGRSGKEVKIDLRGGTLKIQWQESGNVLMTGPAREIFSGEIEV; encoded by the coding sequence GTGGCCGCGCTTAAATTTACAAAAATGGAAGGAATCGGTAACGACTATGTGTATATCGATTCCACTCAGGTTGATATTCGCTTAACGCCGGAGCAAATTCAAAAAATATCCGATCGTAATTTTGGAATTGGAAGTGACGGAGTTATCTTTATTCGTAATTCAAAACAAGGCGATTTTATGATGGACATGTACAATTCGGATGGAAGCTCCTCCGAGATGTGCGGGAATGGAATTCGTTGTGTTGCCAAATACATCTACGATCACGGCTTAACGAATTCTAAAAATCCAAAAATCGAAACCGGTGCGGGTGTTTTAGAAGTGGATCTCAAGATCGGATCGGGAAACAAGGTGGATCTCGTCAGCGTTGATATGGGCAAACCGATCCTGGTTCCTTCCAAGATTCCTATAAATTGGAAGGATGAGGAAACGATCATCGATCAAATGTTTGAGATCGCGGGAAAAAATTTAAAGTTTACCGCGGTAAGTATGGGAAATCCACACTGTGTGATTTTTGTGGATGATTGTGATCAATTTCCCGTAAGTGGAATTGGGCCTTTGATCGAACGGCATCCTATCTTTCCGAAACGAGTGAATGTGGAATTTGTTACGGTTCGCGGAAAAGATCATTTCTATCAAAGAACCTGGGAAAGAGGAGCGGGAGAAACGCTCGCTTGCGGAACCGGAGCCTGTGCGGTTGCGGTCGCTGGAAATTTAACGGGAAGATCGGGAAAGGAAGTGAAGATTGATTTAAGAGGTGGGACTCTTAAAATTCAATGGCAGGAATCCGGAAACGTTTTGATGACCGGACCTGCAAGAGAGATTTTCTCGGGGGAAATAGAAGTTTAG
- a CDS encoding class I SAM-dependent RNA methyltransferase — MKSESEGHKNRPKKQIRKISSNKILLKPRSWVNLGYAIANFEKATFFLKNAIPDETVYTVPLKKSGSLVWGVVSEIEVISPERIPSDCSSFPRCGGCSYRHVSYQNELKIKKILLQETLERFLSKNHIQIPEIEILSGNPSGYRNTAQIQLGFAGGKRLAGFYEEFSHSIVNLPEDGCKNLPEEMNSVFADLLKKEKAESKILSLRLEGTKVVPYKKESVTFREKIFIPKPKEIVWEIQAGGFSQVNRYLVAPWLEKIFELVPENQDRILELYCGSGLIAIALQSKAKNWIGYELSLDSVKQAQKNAQRNGIYSCDFKALNLETNRIDSEEALYSSFWIVNPPRAGLSKKVLQTLTEKNPGGFLYSSCNHTTLARDLSLILNGNYRLSNVTLVDFFPRTKHFEVIVKVERI; from the coding sequence ATGAAATCTGAGTCCGAAGGACATAAAAATCGTCCGAAAAAACAAATTCGCAAAATTTCTTCGAATAAAATTTTGTTGAAACCTCGTTCCTGGGTAAATTTAGGTTATGCGATCGCGAATTTTGAAAAAGCGACTTTTTTTTTGAAAAATGCGATACCAGATGAAACAGTTTATACGGTCCCTCTCAAAAAATCTGGCTCTTTGGTTTGGGGAGTCGTCTCCGAAATCGAAGTGATTTCGCCGGAAAGGATTCCATCCGATTGTAGTTCGTTTCCTCGTTGCGGAGGATGTTCTTATCGCCATGTTTCTTATCAAAATGAATTGAAAATCAAAAAAATCCTTCTTCAAGAAACGCTCGAACGTTTTTTATCAAAAAATCATATTCAAATTCCTGAAATAGAAATTCTCAGCGGAAATCCGAGCGGATATAGAAATACGGCACAGATTCAATTGGGGTTTGCGGGAGGCAAAAGGCTTGCGGGTTTTTATGAGGAATTTTCACATTCGATCGTAAATCTCCCCGAGGACGGATGCAAAAATCTTCCGGAAGAAATGAATTCGGTATTCGCTGATCTTTTGAAAAAGGAAAAAGCAGAATCAAAGATTCTTTCCTTGCGATTAGAAGGAACGAAAGTTGTTCCCTACAAAAAAGAATCGGTTACGTTTCGAGAAAAAATTTTTATTCCAAAACCCAAGGAAATCGTTTGGGAAATTCAAGCAGGAGGATTCTCACAAGTGAATCGATATCTCGTCGCTCCTTGGCTCGAAAAGATTTTCGAACTAGTTCCGGAAAATCAGGATCGAATATTAGAATTATATTGTGGTTCCGGTTTGATTGCGATCGCTCTTCAATCTAAAGCAAAAAATTGGATCGGTTACGAGCTTTCTTTAGATTCTGTAAAACAGGCCCAAAAGAACGCTCAACGAAACGGGATCTATTCTTGCGATTTCAAAGCTTTAAACTTGGAAACAAATCGGATCGATTCTGAAGAGGCGTTGTATTCTTCTTTTTGGATTGTGAATCCTCCGAGAGCGGGTTTGTCCAAAAAAGTTTTACAAACACTGACAGAAAAGAATCCCGGTGGATTTTTATACTCAAGTTGTAATCATACAACTCTTGCGAGAGATCTTTCTCTGATCTTGAACGGGAACTATAGGCTTTCGAACGTGACGCTGGTCGATTTTTTTCCAAGAACGAAACATTTTGAAGTCATTGTAAAAGTTGAAAGAATTTAG
- a CDS encoding slr1658 superfamily regulator: MNYPVKYGHYNLIPDTLPCESEFTLKLRPMDLRVQWKRCSITADYISLYCSCQEKLDPDSSNTISIVLNELIENAAKFSKDRKGEILLDLKYYSEILKIEIKNSTNEIHKNKLENSISALINRNSDEIYINKLKNRDGNEPNSGIGLLLLSKDFPVRLGFLINEVSHGTYDVTVRAYLDLNEVVKTKLKALSV; this comes from the coding sequence ATGAATTATCCTGTCAAATATGGCCATTACAATCTGATACCCGATACCCTTCCTTGCGAAAGTGAATTCACATTGAAGCTACGACCTATGGATCTTCGGGTTCAATGGAAACGCTGTTCGATCACCGCGGATTACATTTCTCTCTATTGTTCTTGCCAAGAAAAATTGGATCCAGATTCTTCCAATACTATTTCGATCGTATTAAATGAATTGATAGAAAACGCAGCGAAGTTTTCCAAAGATAGAAAGGGAGAAATTCTTTTAGATCTCAAATATTATTCCGAAATATTAAAAATTGAAATTAAAAACTCAACGAACGAAATTCATAAGAATAAACTGGAAAATTCCATCTCGGCTCTCATTAACCGAAACTCGGACGAAATTTATATCAACAAACTCAAAAATCGAGATGGAAACGAACCAAACTCCGGAATCGGTCTTTTACTTCTTTCAAAGGATTTTCCCGTCCGATTGGGATTTTTAATCAATGAGGTTTCCCATGGTACTTACGATGTCACCGTAAGAGCCTATTTGGATTTGAACGAAGTTGTAAAAACAAAACTCAAAGCTTTGAGTGTTTGA
- a CDS encoding lysophospholipid acyltransferase family protein has translation MEKEAQTYLRLKQFVAPFLGFAVNINAYGTEHITQEGKLILVSNHRSDMDPFILSYTFPRYISWIAADYTFRIPIFKDLAKLAGGIPMAIDGKISMASIKMVQQVFKREGVLGIFPEGHDYMVQNDFFAPMVRFHEGFAAFSIRNKVDILPSVIVPIEESYSDIPIPSLVRSFMGMPKEVCDIKRRSIYKKVRVLYGPKIDHRPYLEGKLEDNLKKLSDEVRVRMENLQRTEVA, from the coding sequence ATGGAAAAGGAAGCTCAAACATATCTCAGACTGAAACAGTTTGTGGCCCCTTTTTTGGGTTTTGCCGTGAACATTAACGCCTATGGAACGGAACATATTACCCAGGAAGGTAAGCTAATCCTTGTCAGTAATCATAGATCCGACATGGATCCGTTCATTCTTTCCTACACTTTTCCTAGATACATTTCCTGGATCGCTGCGGATTATACGTTTCGAATTCCGATTTTCAAAGACTTAGCCAAATTGGCCGGAGGAATTCCAATGGCAATTGACGGAAAAATTTCTATGGCAAGTATCAAAATGGTACAGCAAGTTTTTAAGAGGGAAGGTGTTTTGGGAATTTTTCCGGAAGGTCACGATTACATGGTTCAAAACGACTTTTTCGCCCCCATGGTACGGTTTCATGAAGGTTTTGCAGCATTCTCAATTCGAAACAAAGTTGATATTCTCCCTTCGGTAATCGTTCCGATTGAAGAAAGTTATTCTGATATTCCGATTCCTTCTTTAGTTCGCTCTTTTATGGGAATGCCTAAGGAAGTCTGCGATATCAAACGGAGATCGATCTACAAAAAGGTCCGCGTTCTTTATGGACCTAAAATCGATCATAGACCTTATCTTGAGGGAAAACTGGAAGATAATTTAAAAAAACTCTCGGATGAAGTTCGAGTGAGAATGGAAAATCTACAAAGAACCGAAGTAGCTTAA
- a CDS encoding LIC_10091 family lipoprotein: MFHSKMIPFVLMGFIILSSFCKTSPSKDPWIVPPLQESEKLFLAPLKIDEFNSRDLGGRHYPASNELRIDLFKPYIENLEGGYLGAGTDQNFTFIAWAKSKYVWLMDFDYTICLINRIHLLFFKLASDPEAYRELWSRKNKRSSFELIKKEWENDSEWSLIQEAWEVAHRGKSDVPQRWNELDRTSERFGLKTFIHSKKEYAYVRNMVLQGRIQVLKGDINAEKSVKSVGERAARLNIPIRVVYLSNIEDYFSYTQGFRDNLLSLPTDKKGIVLRTIQNGTKEEYGSPDGEKIPVDYPLHYNIQYLENLQTWMLLSGHLHKGILMQFRTPIQKGFSVITSRPVETLK; this comes from the coding sequence ATGTTTCATTCTAAAATGATCCCGTTTGTTTTGATGGGATTTATCATCCTCAGTTCGTTCTGTAAAACATCCCCTTCAAAGGATCCCTGGATTGTTCCTCCTCTTCAGGAAAGTGAAAAATTATTTTTGGCTCCTTTGAAAATCGATGAGTTCAATTCTAGGGATTTGGGGGGTAGACATTATCCCGCGTCGAACGAACTTAGAATCGATCTTTTCAAACCGTATATAGAAAACTTAGAAGGCGGTTATCTCGGCGCTGGAACCGATCAGAATTTTACCTTCATCGCTTGGGCGAAAAGTAAGTACGTATGGTTGATGGATTTTGATTATACGATTTGTCTGATCAATCGGATTCATCTTTTATTTTTTAAACTTGCCTCCGATCCGGAAGCGTATCGGGAACTTTGGTCTCGAAAAAATAAAAGATCCTCTTTTGAACTTATAAAGAAAGAATGGGAAAACGATTCCGAATGGTCTTTAATTCAAGAAGCGTGGGAAGTGGCGCATCGAGGCAAATCCGATGTGCCTCAAAGATGGAACGAACTCGATCGAACCTCCGAGAGATTCGGTCTTAAGACTTTTATCCATTCCAAAAAAGAATATGCCTATGTTCGTAATATGGTTCTTCAAGGGAGAATTCAAGTTTTGAAGGGCGATATCAACGCCGAAAAGAGCGTGAAATCCGTTGGAGAAAGAGCGGCAAGGTTGAACATTCCAATTCGAGTCGTATATTTGTCCAATATCGAAGATTATTTTTCTTATACTCAGGGCTTTCGAGACAACTTGCTTAGTTTACCAACGGATAAAAAAGGAATCGTTTTAAGAACAATTCAAAACGGAACCAAAGAAGAATACGGATCTCCGGATGGAGAAAAAATTCCGGTGGATTATCCTTTGCACTACAACATTCAATATCTCGAAAATCTGCAGACTTGGATGTTGTTGTCAGGCCATCTTCATAAGGGAATTTTAATGCAATTTAGAACGCCAATCCAAAAAGGTTTTTCCGTTATCACAAGTCGGCCTGTAGAGACGTTGAAATGA